The following proteins come from a genomic window of Venturia canescens isolate UGA chromosome 4, ASM1945775v1, whole genome shotgun sequence:
- the Tsp47F gene encoding CD63 antigen, whose translation MESCGMSLIKYILFIFNLIFAISGIAIIAAGALVVADVGQFSHFLEGRIIAPPIVLIVAGCIVFFIAFFGCFGAIKENYTMLMIFAVALLLIFIVEMAVGIAAAVFKRDFEMILRNSMKDSLGNYTDADRVAWDKMQTNLECCGVDGPGDWEQLSISGITQPGFLPQSCCKDLRPNSSCRSFDVLSLSQTGCYAALENRVHKGASVLIGVGIGIAFIEVAGIVFACCLAITIKKEAGAK comes from the exons ATGGAGTCCTGTGGCATGAGTTTAATCAAGTACattctatttattttcaatctaatttttgCG ATTTCGGGAATCGCAATAATCGCTGCTGGTGCATTGGTAGTGGCCGATGTTGGACAGTTCAGTCACTTTCTGGAGGGTCGAATAATCGCCCCACCGATTGTCCTCATAGTCGCAGGTTGTATTGTTTTCTTCATCGCTTTCTTCGGATGTTTCGGTGCGATAAAAGAGAATTATACGATGCTGATGATA TTCGCAGTCGCACTGTTGCTCATATTCATCGTGGAAATGGCAGTTGGGATCGCAGCAGCTGTCTTCAAAAGGGATTTCGAAATGATACTTCGAAACTCCATGAAAGATTCGTTGGGGAATTACACGGATGCAGATCGAGTGGCTTGGGACAAAATGCAAACAAAT TTGGAGTGCTGCGGAGTCGATGGTCCCGGGGACTGGGAACAACTCTCAATATCAGGGATCACCCAGCCTGGATTTCTGCCTCAGTCTTGTTGTAAAGATCTTCGACCGAACAGTTCCTGTCGATCATTCGATGTGCTCAGCCTTTCGCAAACTGGTTGCTATGCCGCTCTCGAAAACCGCGTGCACAAGGGCGCATCCGTTCTCATTGGGGTTGGAATCGGCATCGCATTCATAGAG GTCGCCGGAATAGTTTTCGCTTGCTGTCTCGCAATCACTATAAAGAAGGAAGCCGGGGCGAAATGA
- the LOC122408947 gene encoding uncharacterized protein, producing MKRTTAIFIFVVLVAVEARIHRQKRENINLVALSRPTSVLDGFDRAGYLNFTQTTSDSPVNSRAYYVGLEDGKYIGLIHEAQEIGANCDTTGKALASSYETGPTKPLIAISVFDFRLDQEVFGVGDYHASLIKDNRNTILDRVLVIHRVPSNLEIFFKEALENGHHQSSVVCGFVTLFEEPNGSASPEGL from the exons ATGAAAAGAACCACGGCCATCTTCATATTTGTAGTCTTGGTGGCAGTCGAGGCACGTATCCACCGGCAAAAACGAGAAAACATAAAC ttagTCGCGCTCTCGCGCCCCACGTCGGTGTTAGATGGTTTCGATAGAGCAGGATATTTAAATTTTACTCAAACTACGTCAGATAGTCCAGTCAATTCGAGAGCTTATTATGTGGGTCTGGAGGATGGAAAGTACATTGGCTTGATACACGAGGCACAAGAAATCGGTGCGAACTGCGATACAACAGGAAAAGCACTGGCTTCGTCATAT GAAACAGGACCTACGAAACCGTTGATTGCCATCTCCGTGTTCGACTTTCGCTTGGATCAAGAAGTTTTCGGAGTCGGAGATTATCACGCATCATTGATAAAAGACAATCGAAATACTATTCTCGATCGAGTTCTTGTCATTCATCGAGTGCCATCGAATCTCGAAATCTTTTTCAAAGAGGCTCTCGAAAACGGACATCATCAATCCAGTGTCGTGTGTGGTTTTGT CACTTTATTCGAAGAACCAAATGGGTCAGCATCACCGGAGGGACTATAA
- the LOC122409293 gene encoding uncharacterized protein: MKTKIDKPIMGSKVTTSTTAAVFIFVGLAIAEACDHRIKRETTEMVASIEFKSFEGQHGTGSLTFIQFSSCENVLSHGSFENLDNGTYIGLIHQGQNIGVHCNKVGKAIALFSEREEQPQPLVAISEFPYYQEPGVSGFSEYASMERRNRNSIIDRILVIHRVPSNIQYFYNEALNNGHHASSIMCGLITSATERKKADLTYRIVRGIQHIIRWLWNNRLSVANKLAQFIVSLSSDSEKF; this comes from the exons atgaaaacaaaGATCGACAAGCCGATCATGGGAAGCAAGGTAACAACGAGTACTACAGCAGCCGTGTTCATTTTCGTGGGATTAGCAATTGCCGAGGCATGCGATCATCGGATAAAACGAGAAACAACCGAA ATGGTGGCATCAATTGAATTCAAGTCATTCGAAGGTCAGCATGGAACAGGATCTTTGACTTTTATCCAATTTTCATCGTGTGAAAATGTCTTATCACATGGTAgcttcgaaaatttggataATGGAACCTACATTGGTCTAATACACCAAGGCCAGAATATCGGTGTGCATTGCAACAAAGTGGGGAAA GCAATCGCTCTTTTTAGT GAGAGAGAAGAACAACCGCAGCCTTTGGTGGCAATTTCTGAGTTCCCTTATTATCAAGAGCCCGGCGTTTCCGGATTTTCAGAATACGCATCAATGGAAAGACGTAACAGGAATTCCATCATTGATCGAATTCTCGTAATTCATCGAGTACCATCGAACATCCAATATTTTTACAACGAGGCTTTGAATAACGGACATCACGCGTCTAGTATCATGTGTGGTTTGAT CACTTCTGCcacagaacgaaaaaaagcggATCTTACATACAGAATCGTCCGTGGAATCCAACATATAATTCGTTGGTTATGGAACAATAGGCTCAGCGTAGCAAATAAGTTAGCTCAATTCATTGTCAGTCTGTCTTCTGACTCCGAGAAGTTCTGA
- the LOC122409294 gene encoding superoxide dismutase [Cu-Zn]-like isoform X1 translates to MELNTSTMNAIVLVLAIAALCNAQNMQATVKMTPHDPSSNVTGVLYMMQQGPSAPVVITGNLTGLSPGLHGFHVHEKGDLSNGCLSTGAHFNPFNHSHGAPQDPVRHAGDLGNVLANDGGVVNVHITDTVINLTGENNILGLSIVIHSAPDDLGKGGHPLSSTTGNAGSRVACGVIGRM, encoded by the exons ATGg AACTCAATACTTCGACCATGAATGCCATCGTGCTGGTGTTGGCTATCGCGGCCTTGTGTAATGCACAG AATATGCAGGCTACCGTCAAAATGACGCCGCACGACCCCTCAAGCAATGTGACGGGGGTTTTGTATATGATGCAACAGGGACCGAGTGCACCAGTCGTCATCACTGGAAACCTCACGGGTCTCTCACCCGGGCTGCATGGCTTCCACGTTCACGAAAAAGGAGATTTGAGCAACGGCTGCTTATCAACCGGGGCTCACTTCAATCCCTTTAAC CATAGTCATGGGGCACCACAGGACCCAGTGAGACACGCCGGTGATCTTGGTAACGTCCTGGCCAACGACGGAGGGGTTGTCAACGTACATATCACTGACACTGTTATAAACCTAACTGGGGAGAACAACATCCTCGGATTATCGATTGTCATCCACTCTGCACCCGATGACCTTGGGAAGGGTGGTCACCCGCTTTCATCGACAACCGGAAACGCTGGTTCTCGAGTAGCGTGCGGTGTCATCGGACGAAT GTGA
- the LOC122409294 gene encoding superoxide dismutase [Cu-Zn]-like isoform X2, translating into MNAIVLVLAIAALCNAQNMQATVKMTPHDPSSNVTGVLYMMQQGPSAPVVITGNLTGLSPGLHGFHVHEKGDLSNGCLSTGAHFNPFNHSHGAPQDPVRHAGDLGNVLANDGGVVNVHITDTVINLTGENNILGLSIVIHSAPDDLGKGGHPLSSTTGNAGSRVACGVIGRM; encoded by the exons ATGAATGCCATCGTGCTGGTGTTGGCTATCGCGGCCTTGTGTAATGCACAG AATATGCAGGCTACCGTCAAAATGACGCCGCACGACCCCTCAAGCAATGTGACGGGGGTTTTGTATATGATGCAACAGGGACCGAGTGCACCAGTCGTCATCACTGGAAACCTCACGGGTCTCTCACCCGGGCTGCATGGCTTCCACGTTCACGAAAAAGGAGATTTGAGCAACGGCTGCTTATCAACCGGGGCTCACTTCAATCCCTTTAAC CATAGTCATGGGGCACCACAGGACCCAGTGAGACACGCCGGTGATCTTGGTAACGTCCTGGCCAACGACGGAGGGGTTGTCAACGTACATATCACTGACACTGTTATAAACCTAACTGGGGAGAACAACATCCTCGGATTATCGATTGTCATCCACTCTGCACCCGATGACCTTGGGAAGGGTGGTCACCCGCTTTCATCGACAACCGGAAACGCTGGTTCTCGAGTAGCGTGCGGTGTCATCGGACGAAT GTGA
- the LOC122409499 gene encoding superoxide dismutase [Cu-Zn]-like isoform X1, producing the protein MMWILAVALLGAAMAQETTTESNDRKLYIRSLPGYPGLRSNLYEVYMEPYYFATGLKAVVDLKALSNEGMPMDGPTGVLTLEQLPNGVKISGSIKGLTPGMHGFHVHEKGDLTMGCGSAGAHFNPYLTLHGAPQDPLRHVGDLGNIEAKEDGVAEVDIIDHYLTLAGVRGAIGRALIVHEKPDDLGRGNTEDSAKTGSAGARLACGVIGYS; encoded by the exons ATGATGTGGATCTTGGCGGTTGCACTTTTAGGAGCCGCGATGGCTCAGGAAACGACGACAGAATCAAATGACAGAAAACTCTATATCAGGAGTCTTCCTGGCTACCCTGGATTGAGGAGCAATTTGTACGAAGTCTACATGGAGCCATATTATTTC GCAACAGGCTTGAAGGCTGTGGTTGATTTGAAGGCTTTGAGCAACGAGGGTATGCCGATGGATGGTCCAACCGGAGTTTTGACTCTCGAACAACTGCCAAATGGCGTCAAAATCTCTGGCAGCATAAAAGGCCTGACTCCAGGAATGCATGGTTTCCATGTTCACGAGAAGGGGGATCTGACAATGGGCTGTGGCTCAGCTGGAGCTCATTTCAATCCGTACTTG ACTTTGCACGGTGCTCCACAAGATCCACTCCGCCACGTGGGCGATCTGGGTAACATCGAGGCCAAAGAAGACGGCGTAGCTGAAGTTGACATTATAGATCATTATTTAACCTTGGCCGGGGTTCGAGGAGCGATCGGACGGGCTCTGATCGTTCACGAAAAACCAGATGACCTTGGACGTGGTAACACCGAGGACAGCGCAAAAACTGGTTCAGCTGGTGCTCGTTTGGCGTGTGGTGTCATTGGGTATTCGTAA
- the LOC122409499 gene encoding superoxide dismutase [Cu-Zn]-like isoform X2, with protein sequence MAQETTTESNDRKLYIRSLPGYPGLRSNLYEVYMEPYYFATGLKAVVDLKALSNEGMPMDGPTGVLTLEQLPNGVKISGSIKGLTPGMHGFHVHEKGDLTMGCGSAGAHFNPYLTLHGAPQDPLRHVGDLGNIEAKEDGVAEVDIIDHYLTLAGVRGAIGRALIVHEKPDDLGRGNTEDSAKTGSAGARLACGVIGYS encoded by the exons ATGGCTCAGGAAACGACGACAGAATCAAATGACAGAAAACTCTATATCAGGAGTCTTCCTGGCTACCCTGGATTGAGGAGCAATTTGTACGAAGTCTACATGGAGCCATATTATTTC GCAACAGGCTTGAAGGCTGTGGTTGATTTGAAGGCTTTGAGCAACGAGGGTATGCCGATGGATGGTCCAACCGGAGTTTTGACTCTCGAACAACTGCCAAATGGCGTCAAAATCTCTGGCAGCATAAAAGGCCTGACTCCAGGAATGCATGGTTTCCATGTTCACGAGAAGGGGGATCTGACAATGGGCTGTGGCTCAGCTGGAGCTCATTTCAATCCGTACTTG ACTTTGCACGGTGCTCCACAAGATCCACTCCGCCACGTGGGCGATCTGGGTAACATCGAGGCCAAAGAAGACGGCGTAGCTGAAGTTGACATTATAGATCATTATTTAACCTTGGCCGGGGTTCGAGGAGCGATCGGACGGGCTCTGATCGTTCACGAAAAACCAGATGACCTTGGACGTGGTAACACCGAGGACAGCGCAAAAACTGGTTCAGCTGGTGCTCGTTTGGCGTGTGGTGTCATTGGGTATTCGTAA
- the LOC122409787 gene encoding uncharacterized protein has protein sequence MWRASRRVIVECINFVMRCVRNNRVIHDFDDIPDYDIQDVPVYFQPQSFDVPVPIRQTEDLQHRPDAPCMRRRSPPELVSKMLQAIDELNETKFTSNVNTNDDEPTDDDGLTTKVS, from the exons ATGTGGAGAGCATCAAGGAGAGTTATAGTTGAATGCATTAATTTCGTCATGAGATGCGTACGCAATAATCGGGTAATCCATGATTTTGACGATATTCCCGATTACGATATTCAAGACGTACCAG TTTACTTCCAGCCGCAGAGCTTCGACGTTCCTGTCCCGATTAGACAAACGGAAGACCTTCAACACAGACCAGATGCTCCCTGCATGAGAAGACGTTCCCCGCCCGAACTCGTATCAAAAATGTTACAGGCGATCGATGAACTCAACGAAACTAAATTCACAAGTAACGTCAACACAAATGATGATGAGCCAACGGACGACGACGGACTAACCACTAAAGTGTCATAG